From the genome of Acropora palmata chromosome 4, jaAcrPala1.3, whole genome shotgun sequence, one region includes:
- the LOC141880068 gene encoding uncharacterized protein LOC141880068 isoform X2, whose protein sequence is MEILILYVALVRCCLSEGHSSGEAEYPEIFVSIAGSDSARCGHQSNPCKSIAQAVHRVKGNNGHIYLNGTGTEREPFNCSSGTQHGIEVQKNVSIEGITLTPTVHISCFGGFLFRRTTERELSISLSDIVFQQTALTFEGCIFVQLSRCSFRNASTAVYMRNISNTKLNIQSSSFLDNGVSCVRIFLTSKTHRPFLRVNISGTTFQRNGCIGNHSMKVGAVTIESAVNAISRDALVEIICSEANYTRNCGHFVRIKLPNVTVKGVYVDVMLARNEVGRHQKRSLIVESLFRSKARKCYAKFTNVSCKSNRLLRCIEIECDESDIEIQNSSFYDQHIPHGRGAALSLEATSHAVLNVFDSQLKNNKAKAGGALYLHSKKGTIELLLSRVNFTECAAEKYGCTMLIGSPKSPRITKKTATFKLIANFNDIHVNNCSAIKVPKRRRTCNVFHFLVFSGNFTISDSSWTNNRNGTDAIFVMGNTGGKTDIAITKCFFVNNSARINWSVIFAALNTHAGSVLIENTTFSNQHKNIGDEENHALLITPEFRMKLCNVVISSRNATGLGIFRFAKTEPKDNKVNIDISNCAFLNSAQDIVVNLINAIDIKFTVINSIFSTKNAGPKDVGISFTEKNVTIINTTSTSIRLENVTFLSRPCNVFGQFSPGQKTIQIRNSTFKDAVCFHGQFSRIDYFAGAGSVAIRSPPDGLDKSGCIPQNTNKSVHPLWNYKSTLIFEDSTFEGNAGLSAGAVTLTNGNATFNRCIFKNNFAIESSGHVYATYGTGRIHFKDCFFLRTIKSTAANGVLFKRSAFFNSESWGPLVIENTSIVSNLTRRNRSPMVVISNGGYVHIDNQSIMSCGAGSKVLLGNTTHFQYGYNETGGSSCKINVTVLRYSCSSCSPGFYSLQRGVMRGLNSRLFVLCLPCPLGATCVEKNVVARPNFWGYPNSNNSHVLTFYPCPEGYCQTPPSRSDARQYNHCVGKRSGFLCGKCAPEHSETLFSTKCRKKNQCNNHMFWVITILYTTAMAVYLFMKPPILNFLWKKIFWFRKREGYTAIGELDATMDENSESDGYLKIVFYFYQAAELLMVGSAEHLFRHKVPFVQSIIEVFNFQIRALQKPIGCPFAGLTAVTKEVLLSGTIFLILAELVTIYCIHFAFNKIRRKEGPSVIHFIAVIVELLLLGYERLAESSLNLMHCFPVGKERRLFIDAEIVCWQWWQYLLLTYITVFVVPFILVLYFGSSKLYDASISAKEFLGACILPLPFLMYWLCKNAFLTRRNTSRVTQNNKDLLEVLHGPFRQPKYNDNGTLYWESVLICRRLVLLCCHAFITNSMFRLICMSGACIVIMLHHVIKSPFRKSIANRCETASLLILTMMAVINLSKATLMSFGITIDGPAKSYLEVLDWFQVRIPSDAAGKERETKKHDVGHLYFLTIAL, encoded by the exons ATGGAAATTTTAATACTTTACGTTGCTCTTGTCCGTTGCTGCTTATCAGAAGGCCACAGTTCAG GTGAAGCTGAATACCCAGAGATTTTTGTATCCATAGCTGGATCTGATTCTGCAAGGTGTGGTCACCAAAGCAATCCTTGTAAATCAATAGCACAAGCAGTTCATCGAGTTAAAGGAAATAATGGCCACATTTATCTCAACGGCACTGGCACAGAGCGTGAGCCATTCAATTGCAGCTCGGGGACGCAACATGGAATAGAAGTTCAGAAAAATGTCAGCATAGAGGGAATCACTTTAACACCAACCGTACATATCTCATGTTTTGGAGGATTTCTGTTCCGCCGGACCACTGAACGAGAATTATCTATTTCTCTTTCCGATATTGTTTTCCAGCAAACCGCACTGACGTTTGAAGGTTGCATTTTTGTGCAATTATCGAGGTGTTCCTTTCGAAATGCGTCAACGGCAGTTTACATGAGGAACATTTCAAACACCAAACTTAACATCCAAAGTTCGTCATTCCTTGACAACGGTGTGTCCTGTGTTCGAATCTTTCTAACATCAAAAACTCACAGACCATTTCTCAGAGTAAATATTTCTGGGACGACTTTCCAGAGAAACGGTTGTATTGGAAACCACTCTATGAAAGTTGGAGCAGTAACCATTGAATCAGCGGTGAACGCAATTTCACGTGATGCCCTGGTGGAAATTATATGCTCCGAAGCCAACTACACCAGAAACTGTGGTCATTTTGTTCGAATCAAGTTGCCGAATGTGACTGTAAAAGGGGTTTACGTAGACGTGATGCTTGCAAGAAATGAAGTTGGCCGGCACCAGAAGAGATCACTTATCGTGGAAAGTTTGTTTCGTTcgaaagcaagaaaatgctACGCAAAATTTACGAACGTAAGCTGCAAGAGCAACCGTTTATTGCGCTGCATAGAGATCGAATGCGATGAATCTGAcattgaaatccaaaattcTTCCTTTTATGATCAACACATTCCACATGGGAGAGGTGCAGCACTTTCATTAGAGGCAACATCGCACGCAGTATTGAATGTGTTTGACAGCcaattaaaaaacaacaaggcCAAAGCAGGTGGAGCCTTGTACCTACATAGCAAGAAAGGAACAATAGAACTCTTACTTTCACGAGTTAATTTCACAGAGTGCGCTGCAGAAAAGTATGGATGTACAATGTTGATCGGTTCTCCTAAAAGTCCTCGTATCACGAAAAAAACAGCGACATTTAAGTTAATTGCAAATTTCAATGACATTCATGTTAACAACTGCTCCGCGATTAAAGTACCCAAAAGACGGAGAACATGCAACGTATTCCATTTTCTGGTCTTTAGTGGAAACTTTACAATCAGCGATTCCTCCTGGACAAACAACAGGAATGGGACAGATGCGATATTTGTGATGGGAAATACTGGCGGTAAAACCGACATCGCCATTacaaagtgtttttttgtgaaCAATTCTGCACGTATAAATTGGTCAGTAATATTCGCGGCACTCAACACACACGCAGGCAGCGTGCTTATTGAGAACACAACATTCTCTAATCAACACAAAAACATTGGTGACGAAGAAAACCACGCATTGCTTATCACTCCAGAGTTCAGAATGAAATTGTGTAATGTGGTCATTAGCTCGCGTAATGCCACTGGGCTCGGAATATTCCGCTTTGCAAAAACGGAGCCTAAAGATAACAAGGTAAACATTGATATCAGCAACTGCGCGTTTCTTAACAGTGCGCAAGACATTGTGGTCAACCTGATTAACGCCATCGATATTAAATTTACCGTAATAAATTccattttttcaacaaaaaacgCTGGGCCAAAGGACGTTGGCATCTCCTTCacggaaaaaaatgtcaccaTAATAAACACAACGAGCACTTCAATAAGACTGGAGAACgtgacattcctttcacggccTTGCAACGTTTTCGGCCAGTTTAGCCCAGGACAAAAAACGATTCAAATACGAAACTCCACTTTCAAGGATGCCGTTTGTTTTCATGGACAGTTCTCGAGGATTGACTATTTTGCAGGAGCTGGCTCTGTGGCCATTCGATCGCCCCCGGATGGCCTTGACAAATCTGGATGTATTCCCCAGAACACAAACAAAAGTGTCCATCCTTTGTGGAATTACAAATCTACATTGATCTTCGAAGACAGTACGTTTGAAGGGAATGCAGGCCTCAGTGCGGGTGCCGTTACCTTGACTAACGGGAACGCTACTTTCAACAGGTGCATATTTAAGAATAATTTTGCCATCGAAAGCTCTGGACACGTTTACGCGACGTATGGGACGGGCCGAATCCACTTCAAAGATTGTTTTTTCTTGAGAACTATCAAGAGTACTGCAGCAAACGGAGTTCTTTTCAAGAGATCCGCGTTTTTCAATTCTGAAAGTTGGGGACCCTTGGTAATTGAAAACACCTCGATCGTTTCAAATTTGACCCGAAGAAATCGCTCTCCGATGGTGGTCATTTCAAACGGAGGTTACGTCCATATTGATAACCAGTCCATCATGAGCTGCGGCGCCGGAAGCAAGGTTCTCCTTGGAAATACAACGCACTTCCAATACGGATACAACGAGACTGGCGGTAGTTCATGTAAAATCAACGTGACTGTTCTTCGTTACTCTTGCAGTTCTTGTTCTCCCGGTTTCTATAGTTTACAAAGAGGGGTGATGCGCGGATTAAACTCTCGCTTATTTGTTCTTTGCCTTCCATGTCCCTTGGGGGCGACATGTGTTGAGAAAAATGTTGTGGCAAGACCTAATTTCTGGGGATATCCAAATTCGAACAACTCTCACGTGTTGACGTTTTATCCATGCCCAGAGGGTTATTGTCAAACCCCACCGAGCCGGTCGGATGCTCGACAATATAACCACTGTGTTGGAAAACGAAGCGGATTTCTGTGTGGAAAGTGCGCTCCAGAACACAGTGAGACACTCTTTTCCACTAAGTGCCGTAAGAAAAATCAATGTAACAATCACATGTTTTGGGTAATAACGATTCTCTACACGACTGCAATGGCGGTTTACCTTTTTATGAAGCCTCCAATATTAAACTTTCTTTGGAAAAAGATATTTTGGTTCAGGAAACGCGAGGGTTATACCGCCATTGGTGAATTGGACGCGACCATGGATGAAAACTCCGAGTCCGACGGATATCTTAAAATTGTCTTCTACTTTTACCAAGCCGCCGAACTGTTGATGGTAGGATCTGCAGAACATTTGTTTCGCCATAAGGTCCCATTTGTTCAGTCCATCATCGAAGTGTTTAATTTTCAGATCCGAGCTCTACAGAAACCTATAGGATGTCCGTTTGCCGGACTTACAGCTGTAACTAAGGAGGTGTTGCTATCGGGAACGATTTTCCTCATTCTGGCAGAACTAGTAACAATATACTGTATTCATTTTGCTTTCAACAAGATAAGGAGAAAGGAAGGGCCATCTGTTATCCATTTCATTGCTGTTATCGTCGAGTTACTTCTGTTGGGCTATGAGCGACTCGCGGAATCTTCCCTCAATCTTATGCACTGTTTTCCTGTAGGCAAAGAAAGGCGCCTGTTTATCGATGCAGAGATTGTTTGTTGGCAATGGTGGCAGTACCTTTTACTAACCTATATTACCGTGTTCGTTGTACCCTTCATCCTTGTATTATACTTTGGATCGTCAAAACTTTACGACGCCTCAATATCTGCCAAAGAGTTTCTGGGAGCGTGCATATTGCCATTGCCATTTCTGATGTACTGGTTATGTAAGAATGCCTTTTTGACAAGGAGGAACACTTCCCGAGTCACACAGAATAACAAGGACCTTTTAGAAGTGTTGCATGGCCCGTTTCGTCAGCCCAAATACAACGACAATGGAACGCTGTACTGGGAAAGCGTTTTGATTTGTCGACGATTGGTGCTACTCTGCTGTCACGCGTTCATCACAAATTCTATGTTTCGATTGATATGTATGTCTGGCGCTTGCATCGTCATAATGCTTCACCATGTCATAAAGAGCCCGTTTCGGAAATCCATCGCCAACAGATGTGAAACAGCTTCTCTACTGATCTTGACGATGATGGCAGTAATTAATCTCTCAAAAGCCACTCTGATGTCGTTTGGAATAACCATTGATGGCCCAGCCAAAAGTTACCTGGAAGTCCTCGATTGGTTCCAG GTGCGCATTCCTTCGGATGCGGCaggaaaagagagagagacGAAGAAACATGATGTCGgacacttgtattttcttacAATTGCACTATAA